One stretch of Desulfovibrionales bacterium DNA includes these proteins:
- a CDS encoding BrnA antitoxin family protein, with protein sequence MKKKIPKFTSEDEERKFWATADSTEYVDWKKAGRVVLPNLKPSLKTISLRLPEFMIEELKLLANKRDIPYQSLLKMFLSERIEQELKSET encoded by the coding sequence ATGAAAAAGAAGATCCCCAAATTTACATCGGAAGATGAAGAGCGTAAATTTTGGGCCACTGCGGATTCAACTGAATACGTCGATTGGAAAAAGGCCGGGAGGGTAGTTTTACCCAATCTCAAACCTTCACTTAAGACGATCTCGTTGCGTCTCCCGGAATTCATGATAGAAGAACTTAAACTTTTGGCAAACAAACGTGACATTCCTTATCAGTCCTTGCTTAAAATGTTTCTAAGCGAACGTATAGAGCAAGAATTGAAATCGGAAACATGA
- a CDS encoding helix-turn-helix domain-containing protein — protein MRKGIAEDEHVPPFIVFSDKTLREMARISPVTPSDMSRISGVGAAKLERYGEAFVRAIRRYLDDNPGISTRAGQYSAFDDGPGPKKKKGETVEETYGLFRKGLSLEEIARLRGLAPSTIAAHMERLIHDGRDVDIDRLIDPGKRQQIEALFLTLQQWNLNPIVEHSEGMVTYEEARLVRACLLSKSPA, from the coding sequence GTGCGGAAGGGCATTGCCGAAGACGAGCACGTTCCGCCCTTTATCGTATTCTCAGACAAGACCCTCCGTGAGATGGCCAGGATCTCCCCGGTGACCCCGTCCGATATGAGCAGAATCAGTGGGGTTGGCGCTGCCAAGCTCGAACGGTACGGAGAGGCCTTTGTGCGTGCCATAAGAAGATACCTGGATGATAACCCCGGCATTTCCACGCGAGCCGGACAATATAGCGCTTTCGATGACGGGCCCGGCCCGAAAAAGAAAAAGGGCGAAACAGTGGAGGAGACGTATGGACTCTTCAGGAAAGGATTATCACTGGAGGAAATCGCAAGGCTGCGTGGACTTGCGCCGTCCACTATTGCCGCGCACATGGAACGGCTTATCCACGACGGCCGCGATGTCGATATAGACCGTCTTATTGATCCCGGAAAGCGGCAGCAAATCGAAGCCCTGTTCCTGACGCTCCAGCAGTGGAATCTCAACCCCATAGTAGAGCATTCGGAGGGGATGGTAACCTATGAGGAGGCCAGACTGGTAAGGGCCTGCCTGTTGTCCAAGTCTCCGGCATAG
- a CDS encoding BrnT family toxin, translating to MGIIDQLVKCVGFEWDEGNLLKNWEKHGVSAAECEQVFFNRPLITAQDEKHSKGERRFYALGHTDAQRYLFVVFTIRSNRIRVISARDMNKKERKEYELL from the coding sequence ATGGGTATAATAGATCAACTGGTCAAATGCGTTGGATTTGAATGGGACGAAGGGAACCTCCTGAAGAATTGGGAAAAACATGGCGTGTCGGCTGCAGAATGTGAGCAGGTTTTTTTCAATCGGCCTTTGATTACAGCCCAGGATGAAAAACATTCGAAAGGGGAAAGGCGATTTTACGCCTTGGGGCATACAGACGCCCAAAGGTATTTATTTGTAGTTTTTACGATCAGGAGTAATCGTATCCGGGTCATCTCGGCCAGGGATATGAACAAGAAAGAGAGAAAGGAGTACGAATTATTATGA